The DNA window GCATCCCTCGATCTATCTGAAAACCGCAGAGTTGCTGGATCTACCCCCTGCTCAATGCCTGGTATTTGAAGACTCCCTTTTTGGAGTTGAATCAGCTCTTCAAGCAGGCATGCAGGTCGTGGCCCTTACAACCAGCCACAGCTATAAGGAATTAAGCGCATACCCCTGCCGGGATATCATCCGGGATTTTTCGGAATTGAATGAAGAAAAAATGCAAAAGCTGATTCGGTAGCAGAAAAAATCGCAGTCTACAAACCAGCGCTTAGCGCTGCGCTAAGCGCTGAAAATGTTCGAAAACGAACACCAAAAACGCGGCCCGGGACGCTGGTCCCGAACCGCGAAAAAACAGGATCACTCAAAAGCCCTCTTCGTGTCAATCCACCACCCGCTGAGCAAGGCTGGTCAGATCCAAACTGAAGGATAACCCCCTTGCCTGGAGGCTGGATTTTTTCACCTCATACATGATCTTCTCGTTGCGGATCACCAAATTGATGTCGGAACCTTTATCTAACATACCGCCTTTTTCAGTGACGATGAGCGTGCCGTGATCACCCACCTTTTTTAAAGCGGATTCCATAAGGTTGCTTTTCCAATGCCCTACAAAGAGGATGTTGCAGTTGGGATCAATCTCCTCCACATTGGAAGGATGATTAACAATGAAGTTCTGACCCTCTTTGCTCTTACTCTTCAGCATTACTTCCAG is part of the Bacteroidales bacterium genome and encodes:
- a CDS encoding YfiR family protein, with the protein product MIKIITRLFIICFVGLLFVSQAHSQEEKYITLYIYNFTKHIEWPDEYKGDDFVIDVLGHTSVYEKLEVMLKSKSKEGQNFIVNHPSNVEEIDPNCNILFVGHWKSNLMESALKKVGDHGTLIVTEKGGMLDKGSDINLVIRNEKIMYEVKKSSLQARGLSFSLDLTSLAQRVVD